The sequence CTTCTGAATAACTCAGGCAGACCCTACAGCAGGACAGTTAAACCTAGATTCTTCTCTGCAGCCCAGCTGTTTTATTTCTAGTTCTGCCTTTGAAGTACTCCCTCTGTATGTGTGAACATCTTTATATTTGTCTTATTATAACATTGTTTATGGTGAGGGGTGGAGGGAACAGCCTACAAAGTCTACTGGTAGGGAAATGGCTCAATTACATCATTTTTACTATGAAATTCTTTACACCTACTGAAAAGGGAGATAGCTCACTTCCTGAACCTTTAAGATGAAAGGAATTTGTAGAAAAAGACAAAGCATGACACCATTTTTGGGTTAAAAATGCCACACAAAGCATTTCAGTGTAGGTTTATATATCTAAATGTATAGAAAAATCCTGGGATGATTGTGTTCCAGACCACTAACAGTGTTCCACTCTAGGGACTGAGACCAGGATTAAGAGGCtgtcagctttttaaaaacagttttgctTATGTATAGAATATATTACTGTGTTATGAAATTAAACAGTTATAATTTCAGAGAGCTGTCTTCTGATCTTCATCCACCTGGCAGATCGTTTTTgatacttaaaatttatttttctcaggcATTTTCAGTGAATGTCCAAGATCAGAACATTTGGTGACTCTTGTGATCATTTGCCTGTCACTTCGCAGATTTAGGAGCCTGAGATGAAGGCCAGGGCTTGGTTAGTGTCAGGGACTGGGACTAGAGTCTAAGGGCTACACAGCCATCATGCTCTTCAGTTTAACTGAGATGAGACCTACTGTACAAAGGAACATGGCAAAACATTGACTGCATCATCTGTGACACAGAGATTGTATTTTCACACACTAGTTTTCCTGAAGGTATGTGGGCTTCAACACCTTCAGGCAAGAGCAGTTGGATGGGCCTAGAAATAAAAGTACCGCAGAGCCCTGGCTGACTGGAAAGGCCTCTCCCTGCCAGCAGTGATCAGGGCAGTGGGTGGGCTGATCTGTGGGAAATGTTCGCTCTGGTTCCGAAAGGATGGAGAAGACGACAACCTAGGGAAGGGAGTAGCACGGAAGAGCTTGCGTTTTGCTGgattttgttgctgtgtgtgttttGAATTCTAACTGAATATTCCCCAGGTCATAGACATCTGCTGGCTGGAACATAAAGGCTGACCTGattacatttcatttctttttcttgaagctTTTTATCCATATAAAACTAGTCCATGACATCCAGTACCTAGGCCTTGAGAGCTGGCTCACGTGGAAAGGGTTTTTTTACTGTGGGAATGGATTTTGCAGTGCTTTCTAGTGTTCTCATAACCTTGAAACTTTTCTCTCCCTATTCTGATCACTTGTGTGAACAGTAGGCCATGTTCTTGGCTTTATAAGCACATGGCAGAGCTGAAGGTAGATCAAGGTTTAGCGTTTTGAGGCAGTGTTGGTAATTATCCAGACCTGATTTGgtgttaatctcttctgttttatttatttatttttttctcttctgttttattaAGTTGACTTATATAATCAGGTCTCTGGTTCCCTTTCAGACTTCCTGCTGACCCCTCTGTCACCCACTGCCAGTCAGGGCAGTCCTTCATTCTGCGTTGGGAGTCTGGAAGAAgactctcccttcccttcctttgcCCAGGTACACCCACTGCTTTTAAAGCAGCCCACGGGCATTTAACATGAACTCTGCTGCTTGTtcttcctggaaatctctgctgGAGACGGGAGATTTACAGGCTAATGTCACCCTGACTTTCAAAATCATGCAAGGCGCTTTAAAGAGAAGCTCATGGATTTAGTCTCAGATACTACCATAAACTTACCAAGGACAGAAGCCAAGAATAGCTGAGGAAGAATCagagttttaattatttaacaaGTCACTAGATTATTCGTGTACTAACACTGATCTAGGGGCTGGGGATATGTCAGTCAATTTTAACTGGCCCCTAGTTCTGGGACCTCTGACTTGGTGGTATGAAATATAATAAACCATTCTTTGCTTTGGGAAGGGGAAGGTTGTTTTGGTTATCCTGTAACTAACTAGCCAAAGTGGCTGAGATGGGTTGAAGGGAGCACTAGGCTAGTAAGATTTGATGTCAAATCAGTATCAAtctttaaaataagcaaacagtCAGCATTCCTGCATTTGATAACTGAGGAAGATGGACAGACAGCTGACAAGCACCCCGTAGGAAGTTAGTGTTCATTTCTTTGGGACTAGTTTGGACTCATTTGCTTAATAGTTCTTTAAAGCAGGTAGTTGATACAGACGTTTCTCACATATAGATGGAAGTTTGTGCTGAGAAATGAGCAGGAATTCAACTTTGGTGAGGAGAGTCCTTGAAGTCGAGGATGAAATAATTGAGAGTGATCCTGAAAATGAACTACCTGGTTTCAGAGGTATAAGCAAGTGGCTCCCAGGAGTTAGGTCAATGTCTGAGTTGTTTTTTTAGCTAGGTTTTACTGCCATTGCATTTTTCatcattatattttgaaaaacttcAAACTTAAAGAGTTGAAAGGATAGTGTAATGAATATTCATACTTTTCACTCAGATTGACCAGTAGTTACTGTTTTGctatatttgctttttctctctttttttgctgtGTTGAAAATAAGATACAGACCTCATGAATGACATTTCACCACTAAATACTTGGGAGATACATACCACTCAAATGACATTCTCCTATATGCCCGCAGTTATCATTGTTACATCAAAGACATTCAGCTGATTTAATACTGTCTAAGATGGCACATAtttctattttcccttttgtCTCAGTGTCCTATATTGTTTTCAGTCAGATTCAGTCAGACTGTTCATTGCATTTAGTGTTTCAACTCTCTTCAGTCTCCTTTGACCCATAACAGTTCCCctggcttctgtttttttttttttttttaacatgtggcATGGATATTTTGGGGGCttgcctcatagctcagttggtaaataatctgcctgcaatgcaggagtccctggttcgattcctgggtcgggaagatgccctggaagagggcatggcaacccactccagtattcttgcctgggaaatcccatggatagagaaggcaggctacagtccatgaggtcacaagagttggacacgacttagtggctaaaccacaTGGGTATTTTTGAAGCATCTAGGCCTGTTCTATAAATGATCCTACACTGTAGATTTTCTGATTGTTTCTTCATGAGTGGACCCAGGctaaacatttaaacatttttggtgAGATTAAAATATAGGTGCGATTTTAATGATCTTATAAGATGATTCAGATGTTGTACTGTGTTAGACCCCAAACTCTTGGGGACCAAGGGAGCAGATTTTCACAGTAGTATATGATGAAGAAAGTTCATCAGTGAAATCAGTATCTGCCAGTTGAAGTCATTTTGCATAATATGCAAGCCCCAGGTTGGGACACATTCGGGACAGGCATGCTGACGTGAATCTTGTGGGGTTTGTTTCTTGGTACAATACACCCTGCTTTTGGTGGCATGTCATGTGTGGTAGATAGGATGCAAAGTGACCCTCAGCACTTACAGAGCTGGCCTTGGCCAACTGAGATGAAAAATTCCTCTTTCGGGAGGGATTGTTCTGATGTTACTATACTTTCAGGAATCTGGTTTATGGCTGAATCTAAATGTTAATAGTTAAGGAGCTATTGGAAAAGCAAAGACTGAAAGGTAATGAGAGCTGTGGGAGCAGTTTCGGGATAAAGTTAAATTGGTTTTTGTGGCCTTAGGTAACTGAGGTTTGCGCGGCAGGCggtttgttttaaatttggaaGGTCCTGTACACTCCTTACTGCAAGAGGAGTAATGTTGATGTTTTTAGGCATCTCCAGAAGAGGAGGGAAATTTTGTCCAGAAGAAAGGAATGACACAAAGTCAGGATTCCCCACTTCAAAATCAGAGTATAAATCTCTTGTGCATTCTTTGCAGTATTCTTTACCTGTTTCCCAAGGAACAGAACAGGTTCTGGTTTCCCACCTTGTTAGTTTCACTGCCAGTTCAGGATATAGGGGACATGAAGAAAACACTGTGTTAGGGAAAGAAGTATCCAGAAAATTTTTTCCCAGTGGGGGTAGTTGATTCTTTGTCCCCTGTACCAGTCAGTGTCAAGGTAGCAGTCTGGAGAAGAAATAGGATCAGTAACTTaaattctttcccttccttttcccacTTCGGCAGATGCTGAGAGTTGGAAAAGCAAAAGCAGATGTATGGCCCAAAACTGCTCCAAAAAAAGGTGAGAATGGCCCGCTGATAAAGGGGAAGCTTGGGCCCTTTCAGAAAGTAGAAGGCTGTGGAGTTGTTTCTGCAATTTTAACACTGGTCTTTTTTAGATGAAAACACCTTAGGTCCTCCTGCCCCTGTGGACAGCGATGGGGAGAGTGATAACTCAGACCGCGTTCCTGTGCCCAGTTTCCAGAATTCCTTCAGCCAAGCTATTGAAGCAGCCTTCATGAAACTGGACACACCGGTGACTTCAGATCCGCTCTCTGGTAAAGGCACAGGAGCGGGGTGCTCAGCTCAGGGCTGTGGTTTCCTCCTGGATCCAGGGGCACTGATCACTAATCACTTGGCACTTTCCCTCTGAACCTCAGGGCTCACGTTCTAGTGTTAACTAACATTCCATCTGGTATATCAGATGGCTCCTTTTTGCACCCCAGATTAATTTTTGAGGCCTTTGTGAAATTCTGTGTAACTTTTTCCCCCCAGCCTTATAGATTTCTGAATCCTGAGGTGGTGAAGGTGGCTAATAGATAGATGGAGGTCAAACTCAAAAGTACACCCCTGTGGTATTCACGACTAGCATTTATGATATGCTTCCTACACGCCTAGCATTGTGCTAATTTTATTCTCCCAGTAACCATATTAAATGGGTAGAATTCACATTACAGATGAGCTGGGCTGGGCATCTAAGTGATGTGTCTGAAGACAAACACCCAGAGAGTGCAAGGTCCGGTATTTGACTCCAGGCAGTCTAACTCCAGAGCCTGCACTCACATTGCCTATGACTCCCATCAGTGGAAACTGGCCAGGGGGCAACGGGGTGGCATTCTAAGCTAAgttctttctgtgttttgtttagaagagaaaggaggaaagaaaagaaaaaaacagaaacagaagctgCTGTTCAGCACCTCCGTCGTCCACACCAAGTGACACTACTGGCCCAGGCTAACTTCTccatctggttttctttttatttgcgcTTTTGTTTTGCTGCtgtaatttttaagtatttgagTTTGAACAGATTAGCTCTGGGGGGGAGGGGGTTTCCACAATGTGAGGGGGaaccaagaaaattttaaatacagtgtATTTTCCAGCTTCCCGTCTTTACACCAAAATAAAGTATTGACACTCACAAGAGAGCTCTTCCTGCCAAGGTTTTAGTTTGTCGCCAGGTAGTCTTTTTGACCCATGTGTAATTAGTTTTTTCAACCCCAACTTAAGTTTTAGTCTCTTGGAGCAGCCCAAACCAGTGTTAGGGCACCTTGCTTTCAGCACACCTATTggtgtgtcttttaaaaatagttgaatCTTTTCTATCTGTTCAGTACTCCTCTTGTTAAAGAAACAGGGATGGGAATAAAATGGATGCAGGATACCCAGCTTGAATTGTAGTTTTTCTTACAACAACCAGGCTGTGGTGTCAGACCCAGGTTGCACTTGTATGTGTGCTGGAGGGTTTTATCTTCTGTTGGGCACAGAAAGTTGTAACTGTCACTGACTAAGGAGGCCCTAGGACCTGATAGCCTTTAGGTCAAGCCTGTTTCAAGCGACAGTGGCCTGAATGAATTACAGAAATGGAGGAGTCTGGCACACCCGGAGGCAGAGCAGGACAGGTTTGAAAGCAGTGGGATgcctccccaacccctgccccccaCTGCCTCCCTGTTGTCTAGAGCAGTCTTATGCCTTGGTTTGAGCTGAATGAATTTGAGTGATGTGAATTATTTTGCTGCTTAATAAAGTGACCTCTAGGTATAATAGACTATGAAGGCAAATAGTTGCAATAAATCACCTGCATAAGCATTGTGAGCTTTCTGGtttctttaagatttatttcagGTCAGCTAGACGTCTATTTCTTAATAGGTTAAGGTAACGGCTGCTGTGAACTTGAGCAAATCTGTTTTCATGGAGTCATGTCTTTCCTAGTGTCAGGCCTAAAGGGTTCTTGATCTGGGCTCATTAATTCTACcctcccatttttaaaatgacagatgTTTGTTAAATGTATTATAATATGTAAGGGACTTTTGAGTGATGTCCATTTTATGAAGGAGAGAATATCTCCTTGAagtgtctttgctgctgctgctgagtcacttcagtcgtgtccaactgtgcaaccccagagacggcagcccaccaggctccccgtccctgggattctccaggcaagaacactggagtggcttgccatgtccttctccaacgcctgaaaaatgaaagtgaagtcgctgagtcgtgtccgactcctagcgaccccatggactgcagcttaccaggctcctccgtccatgggattttccaggcaagagtactggagtggggtgccactgccttctccgaaggtgTCTTTAGTAGGTAGCAGATCAAAATGGGTCATGTCTCGTCTCCTAATTCCTGTGAGTGTATTGTCTCACCTACCTTCAGGTGCCAGGCAGGTATAAGGCAATAGAGAGGGTGGAACTGCAGAGAACCACCAGATGTTGGCAGCTGCTATTTGACTTTGTAATAATGAGGTCAGGTGACATCATTATTACAAAGATATTTTCCCCCACTCAAAAGTGTAagaattgtattatttatttttttgtcaggTTACCTGGTAAAGtattggcaaagaatctgtttatttttaaggtcCTTTGGGTCATTGAGACCAGCTCTAGATCTGTGCCGGTTTAGTTGCTGTGTCTCACTAACACTATTACTCTGGGGACTTCCATAgatgtctagtggttaagactctgagtttccactgTGAGGggcctgggatcaatccctggtcgaggagctGAGATCCTACACGCCCTGCACTGTGGACAGGTAAACTTCAAAACTGCTAGTCCGAATGACCTGGATTGCTTAGGGCCCAACCGAGGGGCAGGGCTATCGGGTCTCCAGTGGGAGCCTATACATCTAGTACCACACAGGGAGCTGGTCTTGCTACTGAGGCCAGGgatagaaagggaaagagactAGGCCAACCATGAACTTCACATGCACACTAAGTGCTAACAGAAaccaaatacatttattaaaccTGCTCTGCCAGGCAGTTAGATACAAAGGTGTGTATAAGGACAGGGGGTTCACAACCTGCAGAACAACTTAACCGGGCAATGCTGGGTAAAGGTGACTTTGATTAGTTTTACGTAAGTCCATTTTGAGCTGGTCACCTGGCCTCTGGTCCGCAGTCATCCAGTTTGGGAACTGCAGAAGATGCTGCTGCCTCTCAGAATGTCCCATCCCAGCGGGTGGACCCCAAGGCCTGGGCACAGCATAACGTGCAAAGGTTCACTCCATTGGCTCAGCAGTCTCCTCGCCGCCACTATCAGAAAGCTCCTCCCCAGCCGACTCCTCCTCTAGTAAACAGCTTTTAGTGACAGACTTCTGGATAGCCTCCCGCTCTCCTGGAGAAAGAGCATGGTGAAGAGCATGAGTGAGTTCTCATTCAGCCAGAGGCCATGGCCAGTCCCTGCTCAGTGGGCACAGGGCTAGCATCCCTTACCTTCATCAGTACAGTTCTGCAACAGGATCAGCAGCTGTCTCCTGTTGTACTGAATCAGGAACTTCTGGCATGTTCTAATTGTACCTGGCATAGGTAAGAGCTTTGTGGTCAGCAGCTTGTGGAAAGTATTTGCCTCAGAGTCTTGAGAGCTCGGAAAAAGTATCTTGCCTTTAGCAGGAGAGCAGGAATAGCCACCTACCACAGAAGACCGAATGCTGAACCTGCTACAAAACCAGCCATATCCCATGCACCCCTACCTCCCACGTGTAAGGTGTTGAGAAAACACGGGTAGCGGTGTCCTTTGTTCTCCAAGGATGTGATGAAGGGAAGAGCTGACCACACAAGCCGATAGAATTCCTTCCTGCATCGAAGTAGCACTATTCCGGTATAGGCATTGAGGTATCGCACTACAGCAGGGGGAAGAAAAAATCATTTGGACTGTCAGGAATGGGTTAAAAATCTTTGGATAATTAAACGCCTATGTGCTAGAGATCAGAAATGGCTAAAGACAGTGGCACTTGGAATGAATTCATCAGTAAGTAAAAACTTCATttctgaagggggaaaaaaattagtaGGACAGCTCActtacagatggtaaagaatccccctgtaatgcaaaagacccaggtttgatccctgggtcgggacgatcccctggagaagtaacggctatccactccagtattcttacctggagaatttcatgaatcGGATAGGAGCCtcggtcggacaagactgagcaacttaacacttcATTTACAGAAGGGAGAAACATCCAGTGCCTTGAACACCACTCAGAATTGGtgaatttagaatttaaaatgttcTTCTAATGCATTGACTAGTTAATAAATGGGTGGGGAGTGCAGAGATCCACCTTCCTCAGAAAACCCCTGGCTGAAAACCAAGTTGTCCTGTAACTGGGCTATGTAGGTTTTTCAAACAGTCAACTCAGTCTCACCTGAGGTAGGACAGCTATGCCTATGTGAAGCACCTATGGAATTCAATTTCAAAGAATATGGTAAAAGTGAATGGCAGTAGTGTGGATGTTGAGAGGGCCTGCTCCTATTTACATACACGCAACTATGCGTCCTGTACAGGCCCTTTTCAAGGGTAATTAGATACAAGGGCTTCTTGCCCAATGTCCCACTGcctactaagtcgcttcactcatgtccggctcttttgtgaccctatgggctgtaacccgccaagctctctctgtccatgggattctccaggaaagaatacccttctccaggggatcttcccaactcaaggactgaACTCGTGGCCTACTATTAGCTAGCTCTCTGCCTAACGATTC is a genomic window of Bos javanicus breed banteng chromosome 17, ARS-OSU_banteng_1.0, whole genome shotgun sequence containing:
- the POP5 gene encoding ribonuclease P/MRP protein subunit POP5, whose translation is MVRFKHRYLLCEVVSDDPRCRLTLEDRVLGTLVRDTIARVHGTFGAAACSIGFAVRYLNAYTGIVLLRCRKEFYRLVWSALPFITSLENKGHRYPCFLNTLHVGGTIRTCQKFLIQYNRRQLLILLQNCTDEGEREAIQKSVTKSCLLEEESAGEELSDSGGEETAEPME